A window from Pseudomonas frederiksbergensis encodes these proteins:
- a CDS encoding 2-hydroxyacid dehydrogenase encodes MTNTHRAVFLDHPSLDLGDLDLSPLQECFSDFKLFAQTTPDQVIERLKGATVVISNKIPIDAAAIAASPELKLILIAATGTNNVDLVAARAHGITVCNCQGYGTPSVAQHTIMLLLNLATRLADYQKAVGEGRWQQAKQFCLLDYPIVELEGKTLGLLGHGELGGAVARLAEAFGMRVLLGQIPGRPARPDRLPLEELLPQIDALTLHCPLNEHTRHFIGARELTSMKPGAFVVNTARGGLIDEQALADALRKGHLGGAATDVLSVEPPTAGNPLLAHDIPRLIVTPHNAWGSREARQRIVGQLTENARGYFSGKALRVVS; translated from the coding sequence ATGACGAACACTCACCGCGCCGTTTTCCTCGACCACCCGTCCCTGGACCTGGGTGACCTCGACCTCAGCCCGCTGCAAGAGTGTTTCAGCGACTTCAAGCTTTTTGCCCAAACCACGCCGGACCAAGTGATCGAACGCCTCAAGGGCGCCACCGTTGTCATCAGCAACAAAATCCCGATCGATGCCGCCGCCATCGCTGCCAGCCCCGAGTTGAAGCTGATCCTGATCGCCGCCACCGGCACCAACAACGTTGACCTCGTCGCCGCCCGCGCCCACGGGATTACTGTCTGCAACTGTCAGGGTTACGGCACGCCGTCGGTGGCGCAGCACACGATCATGTTGCTGCTCAATCTGGCAACACGCCTGGCTGATTATCAAAAGGCTGTCGGCGAAGGTCGCTGGCAGCAGGCGAAACAGTTCTGCCTGCTGGATTACCCGATTGTCGAACTGGAAGGCAAAACCCTCGGCCTGCTTGGTCACGGCGAATTGGGCGGCGCGGTCGCACGACTGGCCGAAGCCTTTGGCATGCGTGTACTGCTCGGGCAGATTCCCGGGCGCCCTGCCCGGCCGGATCGTTTGCCACTGGAAGAGCTGCTGCCGCAAATTGACGCGCTGACCCTGCACTGCCCGCTCAACGAACACACCCGCCATTTCATCGGAGCCCGTGAGCTGACCTCGATGAAACCCGGTGCGTTCGTGGTCAACACCGCGCGCGGCGGCCTGATCGACGAACAGGCCCTGGCCGATGCCTTGCGCAAAGGCCACCTGGGTGGCGCGGCCACCGACGTGTTGAGCGTCGAACCACCGACCGCCGGCAATCCGCTGCTGGCCCACGACATTCCGCGGTTGATTGTCACCCCGCACAACGCCTGGGGCAGCCGCGAGGCACGTCAGCGGATCGTGGGCCAGTTGACCGAAAACGCGCGGGGATACTTCAGCGGTAAAGCACTGCGGGTCGTCAGTTGA
- a CDS encoding PP2C family serine/threonine-protein phosphatase, giving the protein MPEIPIDFSCKTTCAFVPGRSHLKTQTPCQDYVAARESNEVTCISLANGAGSPASSAIGAQVAVTATLAFVCKNFESLWQNMDKHNAKAAQRLVNRCLDAFRRKSAKLGGEINDLACNLSFVAYSRGRYLAGHLGDGVIASADADGQLQALSHPENGELANTALFLTDHKAASRLRLYRGPIEATTGFAIMSEGSAESLYEKSSGVPAPALQKLLELNATLPRKKMKEVLADNLQQSIASKTEDDCSLGLLSILKP; this is encoded by the coding sequence ATGCCTGAGATCCCGATAGACTTCAGCTGTAAAACGACCTGCGCGTTTGTGCCAGGACGCTCGCACCTCAAGACTCAAACCCCTTGCCAGGACTATGTCGCGGCCAGAGAGTCCAACGAGGTGACCTGCATTTCATTGGCCAATGGGGCCGGCTCCCCAGCCAGCTCTGCAATCGGCGCCCAGGTAGCGGTCACGGCGACCCTGGCCTTTGTCTGCAAAAACTTTGAAAGCCTCTGGCAAAACATGGACAAACACAACGCGAAGGCAGCCCAGCGTCTGGTTAATCGCTGCCTCGATGCGTTCAGGCGTAAATCTGCAAAACTTGGCGGCGAGATCAATGACCTGGCCTGCAACTTGTCATTCGTCGCTTACTCACGAGGCCGCTACCTGGCAGGCCACTTGGGCGATGGCGTTATCGCAAGCGCTGATGCGGACGGACAACTTCAGGCCCTTTCTCATCCGGAAAACGGCGAGCTCGCCAACACCGCCCTGTTTCTGACTGACCATAAAGCGGCGTCGCGACTCAGGTTGTACCGTGGGCCAATCGAAGCCACGACTGGCTTCGCGATCATGAGCGAAGGCAGCGCAGAAAGCCTCTATGAAAAATCCAGCGGCGTCCCCGCCCCGGCGCTTCAAAAGCTACTGGAGTTGAATGCAACGCTGCCCAGAAAAAAAATGAAGGAAGTGCTGGCTGACAACCTGCAACAGTCCATTGCCAGTAAAACCGAAGATGACTGCTCCCTGGGCTTACTGTCGATCCTGAAGCCCTGA
- a CDS encoding fatty acid--CoA ligase, with protein MLQTRVIPPAEGAYQYPLLIKRLLMSGARYEKTREIIYRDQLRYSYPTLIERVARLANVLTAAGVKAGDTVAVMDWDSHRYLECMFAIPMIGAVIHTINVRLSPEQILYTMNHAEDRFVLVNSEFVGLYNAIAGHLTTVEKTLLLTDLPEKTADLPDLIGEYEQLLAAASTQYDFQDFDENSVATTFYTTGTTGNPKGVYFTHRQLVLHTMGVSTIMGAIDSVRLLGTNDVYMPITPMFHVHAWGLPYVATMLGLKQVYPGRYDPEYLVELWRKEKVTFSHCVPTILQMVLNAKAAQGTDFGGWKIVIGGSALNHALYDAAKAKGIQLTAAYGMSETGPLVSCAHLNDELMAGTEDERTTYRIKAGVPGPLVEAAIVDTDGNFLPADGETQGELVLRAPWLTEGYFKEPQKGAELWAGGWLHTGDVATLDSMGVIDIRDRIKDVIKTGGEWISSLDLEDLISRHPAVREVAVVGIADPQWGERPFALLVVREGHEIGAKELKEHLKPFVEQGHLSKWAIPSQIALVTEIPKTSVGKLDKKRIRVDITEWQANNSTFLSTL; from the coding sequence ATGTTGCAGACTCGCGTTATCCCTCCAGCCGAAGGCGCTTACCAGTATCCGCTGCTGATCAAACGGCTGCTGATGTCCGGCGCTCGTTATGAAAAAACCCGCGAGATCATTTACCGCGACCAGTTGCGCTACAGCTATCCGACCCTGATCGAACGGGTGGCCAGGCTGGCCAACGTGCTGACGGCGGCCGGCGTCAAGGCCGGGGATACCGTGGCGGTGATGGACTGGGACAGCCATCGTTATCTGGAATGCATGTTCGCCATCCCGATGATTGGCGCTGTGATCCACACCATTAACGTGCGCCTGTCACCGGAGCAGATCCTCTACACCATGAACCACGCCGAGGACCGCTTTGTGCTGGTCAACAGTGAGTTCGTGGGGCTTTACAACGCGATTGCCGGGCACCTGACCACCGTCGAGAAAACCTTGCTATTGACTGACCTGCCGGAAAAAACCGCCGACTTGCCGGACCTGATCGGCGAGTACGAGCAATTGCTGGCGGCGGCGAGCACGCAGTACGACTTCCAGGACTTCGACGAAAACTCCGTCGCGACCACGTTCTACACCACCGGCACCACCGGTAATCCCAAAGGTGTGTATTTCACCCATCGGCAACTGGTGCTGCACACCATGGGGGTGTCGACCATCATGGGCGCCATCGACAGCGTGCGGTTGCTGGGCACCAACGACGTTTACATGCCGATCACCCCGATGTTCCATGTGCACGCCTGGGGCCTGCCATATGTGGCGACCATGCTCGGACTCAAGCAGGTCTATCCCGGTCGCTATGATCCTGAATACCTGGTGGAGCTGTGGCGCAAGGAAAAGGTCACCTTTTCCCATTGCGTGCCGACCATCCTGCAAATGGTCCTCAATGCCAAAGCGGCGCAAGGCACGGATTTCGGCGGCTGGAAAATCGTCATCGGCGGCAGCGCGCTGAACCATGCGCTTTACGACGCGGCCAAGGCCAAGGGCATTCAACTGACCGCCGCGTATGGCATGTCGGAAACCGGGCCGTTGGTATCGTGTGCACACCTCAATGACGAGCTGATGGCCGGCACCGAAGACGAACGCACCACGTACAGGATAAAGGCCGGTGTACCAGGCCCATTGGTGGAAGCGGCGATCGTCGATACCGACGGCAACTTCCTGCCCGCCGATGGCGAGACCCAGGGCGAACTGGTGTTGCGTGCGCCGTGGCTCACCGAGGGCTATTTCAAGGAACCGCAGAAAGGCGCAGAGCTCTGGGCCGGAGGCTGGTTGCACACCGGTGACGTGGCGACTCTGGACAGCATGGGTGTGATCGACATTCGCGACCGGATCAAGGACGTGATCAAGACCGGCGGCGAGTGGATCTCCTCCCTGGACCTTGAAGACTTGATCAGTCGCCACCCTGCGGTACGCGAAGTAGCAGTGGTGGGCATCGCCGATCCGCAGTGGGGCGAACGTCCGTTCGCCCTGCTGGTGGTCCGCGAAGGCCATGAGATTGGGGCCAAGGAACTGAAGGAACACCTCAAGCCGTTCGTGGAACAGGGGCACCTGAGCAAGTGGGCCATCCCAAGCCAGATCGCCCTTGTTACTGAAATTCCCAAGACCAGTGTCGGCAAACTCGACAAGAAGCGTATTCGTGTCGACATCACCGAATGGCAAGCCAACAACAGCACCTTCCTCTCGACGCTTTAA
- a CDS encoding DUF1329 domain-containing protein, whose product MKITKSLFHVGVLGLSLLATGVMAAVPAAEADKLGKSLTPMGAEMAGNADGSIPAWKPMAKNAGTADSKGFLSDPFASEKPLFTITAQNVDQYKDKLAPGQYAMFKRYPETFKMPVYPSHRGATVPDAVFASIKKNATSTNLVSGGNGLENFETAIPFPIPKTGVEVIWNHITRYRGGSVTRLVTQATPQPNGSYSLVYFQDQFVFRDKMKDYDPANPGNILFYFKQKVTAPARLAGGVLLVHETLDQVKEPRSAWVYNAGQRRVRRAPQVSYDGPGTAADGLRTSDNLDMYNGAPDRYDWKLEGKKEMYIASDAYKLDSPQLKYDDIIKAGHINQDLTRYELRRVWHVVATLKEGQRHIYAKRDFYIDEDTWQAAVIDHYDGRNQLWRVAEAHSQNYYNVQVPWYTLETLYDLQSGRYLALGMKNEEKSAYDFGFTATTSDFTPAALRQDGVR is encoded by the coding sequence ATGAAAATAACAAAGAGTCTGTTCCACGTCGGTGTTCTGGGGCTTTCGCTGCTGGCGACCGGCGTCATGGCGGCGGTCCCTGCGGCCGAAGCGGACAAACTGGGCAAGAGCCTGACGCCGATGGGCGCCGAAATGGCGGGTAACGCCGACGGATCGATCCCGGCCTGGAAGCCGATGGCGAAAAACGCCGGCACCGCCGACAGCAAAGGTTTCCTGTCCGACCCGTTCGCCAGTGAAAAACCACTGTTCACCATCACCGCGCAGAATGTCGACCAGTACAAGGACAAACTCGCACCGGGCCAGTACGCGATGTTCAAGCGCTACCCGGAAACCTTCAAAATGCCGGTCTACCCGTCCCATCGCGGCGCGACCGTGCCGGATGCCGTGTTTGCCTCCATCAAGAAAAACGCCACGTCCACTAACCTGGTGTCCGGCGGCAACGGTCTGGAGAACTTCGAAACCGCCATTCCATTCCCGATTCCGAAGACCGGCGTCGAAGTCATCTGGAACCACATCACCCGTTATCGCGGTGGCAGCGTGACCCGTCTGGTGACCCAGGCCACGCCGCAGCCGAACGGCTCGTACAGCCTGGTGTACTTCCAGGATCAGTTCGTATTCCGCGACAAGATGAAGGATTACGATCCGGCGAACCCGGGCAACATCCTGTTCTACTTCAAGCAGAAAGTGACCGCGCCGGCACGTCTGGCCGGTGGTGTGCTGCTGGTGCACGAAACCCTCGACCAGGTGAAAGAGCCACGTTCGGCGTGGGTCTACAACGCCGGTCAGCGTCGTGTGCGTCGCGCACCACAAGTGTCCTATGACGGGCCGGGTACTGCAGCCGACGGCCTGCGTACCTCCGACAATCTGGACATGTACAACGGTGCGCCGGATCGTTACGACTGGAAACTCGAAGGCAAGAAAGAGATGTACATCGCCTCCGACGCCTACAAACTCGACTCGCCGCAACTCAAGTACGACGACATCATCAAGGCCGGTCACATCAACCAGGACCTGACTCGTTACGAGCTGCGCCGGGTCTGGCATGTGGTGGCTACCTTGAAGGAAGGTCAGCGTCACATCTATGCCAAGCGTGACTTCTACATCGACGAAGACACCTGGCAAGCAGCGGTGATCGACCACTACGACGGTCGTAATCAACTGTGGCGTGTGGCGGAAGCTCACTCCCAGAACTACTACAACGTCCAAGTGCCGTGGTACACCCTGGAAACCTTGTACGACCTGCAATCGGGCCGCTACCTGGCGCTGGGCATGAAGAACGAAGAGAAATCGGCGTACGACTTTGGCTTCACCGCCACTACCAGCGACTTCACCCCGGCCGCGCTGCGCCAGGATGGTGTTCGCTAA
- a CDS encoding LysE family translocator, with amino-acid sequence MYWTEFLTVALIHLLAVASPGPDFAVVVRESVTHGRRAGTWTALGVGTAIFLHVGYSLLGIGLIVSQSIVLFNALKWAAAAYLLYIGFKALRAQPAQPATDDLHKEAGERTARGAFTSGFVTNGLNPKATLFFLSLFTVVINPHTPLTVQAGYGIYLAVATAVWFCLVAMLFSQQRVRAGFARMGHWFDRTMGAVLIAIGVKLAFTEMH; translated from the coding sequence ATGTACTGGACAGAGTTTTTGACCGTTGCCCTTATTCATTTGTTGGCCGTAGCCAGCCCCGGCCCGGACTTTGCCGTGGTAGTGCGTGAGAGCGTGACCCATGGTCGTCGCGCTGGCACCTGGACGGCGCTGGGGGTCGGCACCGCCATTTTCCTGCACGTCGGCTATTCGTTGCTCGGCATTGGCCTGATCGTGTCCCAGTCGATCGTGCTGTTTAATGCCTTGAAATGGGCGGCCGCCGCGTACCTGCTGTACATCGGCTTCAAGGCCTTGCGAGCACAACCGGCCCAACCTGCGACTGACGATCTGCACAAGGAAGCGGGCGAGCGCACTGCTCGCGGCGCTTTCACTTCAGGCTTCGTGACCAACGGCCTGAACCCGAAAGCGACGCTGTTTTTCCTTTCGTTGTTCACCGTGGTGATCAATCCGCACACGCCGCTGACGGTGCAGGCGGGCTATGGCATCTACCTCGCGGTGGCCACCGCTGTGTGGTTCTGCCTGGTGGCCATGCTGTTCAGCCAGCAGCGCGTGCGCGCAGGTTTTGCCCGGATGGGCCACTGGTTCGATCGGACCATGGGCGCGGTGCTGATCGCCATCGGGGTGAAACTCGCATTTACCGAAATGCACTGA
- a CDS encoding TMEM165/GDT1 family protein, translating into MLDSLLVPTAIVALAEIGDKTQLLALILAARFRKPWPIIAGIVAATLANHAAAGAVGAWVGSFFSNATLHWILAASFTATALWTLVPDKMDEDEASTARKFGPFLTTLIAFFLAEMGDKTQVATVMLAAQYPELWLVIIGTTVGMLIANVPVVLAGNFAADKLPLTLIRRLAASAFFILAIVAVYKAMQSSGWV; encoded by the coding sequence ATGCTGGATTCACTTCTCGTTCCCACCGCAATCGTTGCCTTGGCCGAAATCGGCGACAAGACGCAACTGCTCGCGCTCATTCTCGCCGCTCGCTTTCGCAAACCCTGGCCAATCATCGCCGGTATCGTCGCTGCAACCTTGGCCAACCACGCGGCCGCAGGCGCAGTAGGTGCCTGGGTCGGCAGTTTCTTCTCGAATGCGACGTTGCACTGGATCCTCGCCGCGAGCTTTACCGCGACCGCATTGTGGACCCTGGTACCGGACAAGATGGATGAGGACGAAGCCAGCACCGCCCGCAAATTCGGACCGTTCCTGACCACGCTGATCGCGTTTTTCCTTGCCGAGATGGGCGACAAGACCCAGGTCGCCACGGTGATGCTCGCGGCACAATATCCGGAACTGTGGCTGGTGATCATCGGCACTACCGTCGGGATGTTGATTGCCAACGTGCCGGTCGTTTTGGCCGGTAACTTTGCTGCGGACAAACTGCCCTTGACCCTGATCCGTCGCCTGGCGGCGTCGGCATTCTTCATCCTCGCCATTGTCGCGGTGTACAAGGCGATGCAGAGCAGTGGGTGGGTGTAA
- a CDS encoding glycosyltransferase family 2 protein: MSIELNAPEHCPSTPAPLVSIVASCYNMQKFVEDALKSIFAQDYPNFEVIIVNDGSSDDSLAILERLQQTYDFQLYSQPNQGVSAALNHGLRYAKGVYVATPDLDDIMLPGSVRMRAEYLDQHPNVGCVGALVSYMDSDGNTIKQQHRDRIHTYNFDQVLRGAVVVGAPVALYRMKAMRSADFYAPKLRVQDFQMTLRIARLGYEIHELPICMSRYRRHANNLSRKYRTLLQADLEAIAPYVNHPGYQSARTRLVNKALKYAVVEDKKEAWQLLRSIPWRHLNRTSFKRFKRLVLHR, translated from the coding sequence ATGAGCATTGAACTGAACGCCCCCGAGCACTGCCCATCAACACCTGCGCCCCTGGTTTCCATCGTGGCGTCCTGCTACAACATGCAAAAATTTGTGGAAGACGCCCTGAAGAGCATCTTCGCCCAGGACTATCCAAATTTCGAAGTCATCATCGTCAATGACGGGTCCAGCGACGACAGCCTCGCCATTCTCGAGCGCTTGCAACAAACCTATGACTTCCAGCTGTATTCGCAACCGAACCAGGGCGTGAGCGCGGCGCTCAACCACGGCTTGCGATACGCCAAAGGCGTCTATGTGGCGACCCCGGACCTGGACGACATCATGCTGCCGGGGTCAGTGCGCATGCGCGCCGAATACCTGGACCAGCACCCGAACGTCGGCTGCGTAGGTGCGTTGGTCAGCTACATGGACAGTGATGGCAACACCATCAAGCAACAACACCGCGACCGGATACACACCTACAACTTCGATCAGGTCCTCAGAGGTGCCGTCGTGGTCGGCGCCCCTGTTGCCCTCTATCGCATGAAAGCGATGCGAAGTGCCGACTTCTACGCGCCGAAGCTGCGGGTTCAGGACTTTCAGATGACGTTGCGGATTGCCCGGCTGGGTTATGAGATCCATGAGTTGCCGATCTGCATGTCCCGCTATCGCCGCCATGCCAACAACCTGTCGAGAAAATACCGGACGCTGCTCCAGGCGGACCTTGAGGCGATCGCGCCGTACGTGAACCATCCCGGCTATCAGAGCGCCCGCACCAGACTGGTGAACAAGGCCCTCAAATATGCCGTGGTCGAGGACAAGAAAGAAGCCTGGCAGCTGTTGCGCTCGATTCCCTGGCGACACCTTAATAGAACCAGCTTCAAACGCTTCAAGCGGCTGGTATTACATCGCTAA
- a CDS encoding class I SAM-dependent methyltransferase has translation MDPRSEVLLRQAELFQGSVLLAGLPADDLLGRLPDAHGWCWHAGDQAALDARFAERSHFGVNVPERAFDTAVVFLPKSKDLTDYILNALASRLAGRELYLVGEKRSGIEGAAKQLNPFGKPRKLDSARHCQLWLVTVATAPQAKSLESLAQTYELPLAEGPLKVISLPGVFSHGRLDRGSALLLEHLDKLPSGHLLDFGCGAGVLGAAVKRRYPHNQVTLLDVDAFAAASSRLTLAANGLEADVITGDGIDAAPMGLSAILSNPPFHVGVHTDYFATENLLRKAAKHLKNGGELRLVANSFLKYQPLIEEHLGVCAIKAEGQGFRIYRAKRG, from the coding sequence ATGGATCCGCGCAGTGAAGTACTGCTTCGTCAGGCCGAGTTATTCCAGGGTTCGGTGCTGCTGGCCGGTTTGCCCGCCGATGACTTGCTGGGCCGTCTGCCCGACGCTCATGGCTGGTGCTGGCATGCCGGCGATCAAGCAGCGCTGGACGCCCGTTTTGCCGAACGTAGCCATTTCGGCGTGAATGTACCGGAGCGCGCGTTCGACACCGCCGTGGTGTTTTTGCCCAAGTCCAAGGACCTCACCGACTACATCCTCAACGCCCTCGCCTCACGGCTGGCCGGTCGTGAGCTGTATCTGGTGGGTGAAAAACGCAGCGGCATCGAAGGCGCGGCCAAGCAACTGAACCCCTTCGGCAAGCCGCGCAAACTCGACAGCGCGCGGCATTGTCAGTTGTGGCTGGTTACGGTGGCCACGGCACCGCAAGCCAAGTCGCTGGAAAGCCTGGCCCAGACTTATGAGTTGCCGCTGGCCGAAGGTCCGCTAAAAGTCATCAGCCTGCCAGGCGTGTTCAGCCACGGTCGGCTGGATCGCGGCAGCGCACTGTTGCTGGAGCATCTGGACAAATTGCCGAGTGGCCATTTGCTGGACTTCGGTTGCGGTGCCGGTGTGTTGGGCGCAGCCGTGAAACGTCGCTACCCACACAACCAGGTCACCTTGCTTGATGTAGATGCGTTTGCCGCCGCCAGCAGTCGTCTGACACTGGCTGCCAACGGCCTGGAAGCTGACGTGATCACCGGTGACGGTATCGACGCCGCACCGATGGGTTTGAGTGCGATCTTGAGCAACCCACCGTTCCATGTCGGGGTTCATACCGACTACTTCGCCACCGAGAACTTGCTGCGAAAAGCAGCTAAACATCTGAAAAACGGTGGCGAACTGCGCTTGGTAGCCAACAGCTTCCTGAAGTACCAGCCGCTGATCGAGGAGCATCTGGGGGTGTGCGCAATCAAGGCCGAAGGACAGGGTTTCAGAATCTATCGGGCCAAACGCGGCTGA
- a CDS encoding LuxR C-terminal-related transcriptional regulator, with product MTDLSPPPGPASVAVAALDGRFFRPPLPDGHVLRPRLCERLSAGLGGRLLLVSAPAGFGKSSLAVEFCQGLPAHWQSLWLGLSPRDSDPGRFLERMLEGLQDFFPQLGSQSLGLLKMRQRHQPFAFEEWLDGLLDELAVHLSTNTPLLLVLDDYHLAQGPVLDRCLQFFLNHLPDGLLVMVTSRQRPDWHLARLRLSRQLLELNEQDLRLTHDEALTLLDRHSSSLRGEALESLIQRSEGWVAGLRFWLLAASEAGSQGALPQTLHGGEGLIRDYLLEEVIDCLPAEVQSFLYDTAPQERFCSELCDAVREAHDSAEILRFLLAHQVFLVPLDENGHWYRYHHLFSDLLRTRPTAQAMVPAASLHLRACRWFNAQGLLDEAVEQALRAGHLDVAANLVQNLSEEQLLAEQNVGMLLRWKMDLPDSLLISTPRLIVLYSWALGLACQLDAAEELVSHLSRFLPAPSATAQKSMLAQWLALSGIIARGRGNRELTLRYCTEAQESLPAKRYGQRLMCLSTLSNLAIADGDLWRARELNRESLELAQRVGNPLFEALAHYDRARVLQARGEILRALDEVRQGLQRLQPLSPQRLYAVRARLILYEGFLLALRLQPQAARARLQAGLNEARACRDISVLIGHCVIARLEGSSGEFAKAFAELAEAERLMHIWDVPPIYYLAMITLVKCELWLSQGRTDLAEAWLARLGQTYNGEHAAAPPEFHPQLPLHIELQQALLEVIQGQPMLAEGRLNALLEHGQQTGRQLLSVMALTQKVTLLLGNGREPEARKALGQALEAAAGGVLQPFDRLLAEHPDWLRTQLQLGVPTPVSQSLSEQLPAVSARPAESSAAAEQLSTREMAVLRLIAQGCSNQEISDQLFISLHTVKTHASHINSKLGVERRTQAVARAKELGVLQ from the coding sequence ATGACTGATCTGTCCCCACCCCCGGGCCCTGCAAGCGTTGCCGTCGCGGCACTGGACGGGCGTTTTTTTCGGCCTCCGTTGCCTGACGGCCATGTCCTGCGACCTCGTCTGTGCGAGCGCCTGAGTGCGGGCCTCGGCGGCAGGTTGTTGCTGGTCAGCGCTCCGGCAGGGTTTGGCAAGAGTTCGTTGGCGGTGGAGTTCTGTCAGGGCTTGCCGGCTCACTGGCAAAGTCTGTGGCTGGGGTTAAGTCCGCGAGACAGCGATCCCGGACGTTTTCTTGAGCGGATGCTCGAAGGCCTCCAGGACTTTTTTCCGCAACTGGGCAGCCAGTCCCTGGGGCTGCTGAAAATGCGGCAGCGGCACCAGCCGTTTGCCTTTGAGGAATGGCTGGACGGTTTGCTCGATGAGTTGGCCGTGCACCTGTCAACGAATACGCCCCTGCTGTTGGTGCTGGATGACTACCATCTGGCACAGGGTCCGGTTCTCGATCGCTGCCTGCAATTTTTCCTCAATCACTTGCCTGACGGTTTACTGGTGATGGTCACCAGTCGACAGCGGCCGGACTGGCATCTGGCGCGCCTGCGGCTGTCGCGGCAATTGCTCGAGTTGAATGAACAGGACTTGCGCCTGACTCACGATGAAGCCTTGACCTTGCTTGATCGGCACAGCAGTTCCTTGCGCGGCGAAGCGCTGGAAAGCCTCATCCAGCGCAGCGAAGGTTGGGTTGCCGGATTGCGTTTCTGGCTGTTGGCAGCGTCTGAAGCGGGCTCCCAAGGGGCTTTGCCGCAGACCTTGCATGGCGGGGAAGGGCTGATCCGCGATTATCTGCTGGAAGAAGTCATCGATTGTCTGCCTGCCGAGGTGCAGTCGTTCCTTTACGACACCGCCCCTCAGGAGCGCTTTTGCAGCGAACTGTGCGATGCCGTTCGCGAAGCCCATGACAGTGCCGAGATCCTGCGTTTTCTGCTGGCCCACCAGGTGTTCCTGGTGCCACTGGATGAAAACGGTCACTGGTATCGCTACCACCATTTGTTTTCCGACCTGTTGCGCACCCGGCCTACCGCTCAAGCGATGGTGCCGGCGGCCAGCCTGCACCTGCGCGCCTGTCGCTGGTTCAATGCCCAAGGGCTGCTCGACGAGGCGGTTGAGCAGGCGCTGCGTGCCGGGCACCTGGACGTCGCGGCGAACCTGGTGCAGAACCTCTCCGAAGAACAATTGCTGGCCGAACAGAACGTCGGCATGTTGCTGCGCTGGAAAATGGATTTGCCCGACAGCCTGCTGATCAGCACCCCACGGCTGATTGTGCTGTACAGCTGGGCGTTGGGGCTGGCTTGTCAACTGGACGCCGCCGAGGAATTGGTCAGCCATTTGAGCCGCTTCCTGCCGGCCCCATCGGCCACTGCGCAGAAATCCATGCTGGCGCAATGGCTGGCCCTGAGCGGGATCATTGCTCGCGGGCGCGGCAATCGTGAGCTGACGCTGCGCTATTGCACCGAAGCGCAGGAGAGCCTGCCCGCTAAACGCTACGGGCAACGCCTGATGTGCCTCTCGACCCTGTCCAACCTGGCCATTGCCGATGGCGACTTGTGGCGTGCCCGCGAGTTGAACCGAGAATCTCTGGAGTTGGCGCAACGGGTCGGCAACCCGCTGTTCGAAGCGCTGGCCCATTACGATCGCGCTCGCGTACTGCAAGCGCGAGGGGAAATCCTGCGTGCACTGGATGAGGTGCGCCAGGGGCTGCAACGGCTGCAACCGTTATCCCCGCAACGACTTTATGCCGTGCGCGCCCGACTGATTCTGTACGAAGGCTTTTTGCTAGCCCTGCGCTTGCAGCCCCAAGCTGCGCGCGCACGCTTGCAAGCCGGTTTGAATGAGGCACGCGCCTGTCGGGACATCAGCGTATTGATCGGTCACTGCGTGATCGCCAGGCTTGAGGGCAGCAGCGGCGAATTCGCCAAAGCCTTCGCCGAACTTGCCGAAGCCGAGCGCCTGATGCACATCTGGGATGTGCCGCCGATCTACTACCTGGCGATGATTACCCTGGTCAAATGCGAACTCTGGCTATCGCAGGGGCGCACCGACCTGGCCGAAGCCTGGCTCGCTCGCTTGGGGCAGACCTACAACGGCGAACACGCGGCGGCCCCTCCAGAGTTCCATCCGCAACTACCGCTGCATATCGAGTTGCAACAGGCCTTGCTGGAGGTCATTCAGGGGCAACCGATGCTGGCCGAAGGACGATTGAACGCGTTGCTTGAGCATGGGCAGCAAACCGGCAGGCAGCTGCTCAGCGTGATGGCGCTGACTCAAAAAGTGACGTTATTGCTTGGGAATGGGCGTGAACCCGAGGCCCGCAAGGCCCTGGGTCAGGCGCTGGAAGCGGCGGCCGGTGGAGTGCTGCAACCGTTTGACCGGTTGTTGGCTGAACATCCGGACTGGCTGCGTACCCAACTTCAACTCGGTGTGCCGACGCCCGTTTCGCAGAGCCTTTCAGAGCAGCTTCCGGCAGTGTCAGCCCGTCCGGCGGAGTCATCCGCCGCAGCGGAACAACTCAGTACGCGGGAAATGGCCGTCCTGCGACTGATTGCCCAAGGCTGTTCGAATCAGGAAATCAGCGATCAGTTGTTTATTTCGCTGCACACGGTGAAAACCCATGCCAGCCATATCAACAGCAAGCTTGGGGTTGAACGGCGCACGCAGGCGGTCGCCAGGGCGAAAGAGTTGGGTGTATTGCAGTAA